From Clostridia bacterium:
CCATTTTCCGGCAATGCTGTTCAATGTATCTGCTACAGCTTTCAATTCCTCAACTTCTACTTCACTAACTTCACTAACTTCATTGTCACTTGCATCCACAAGCAATCTTCCACCCATTTCTTTCATTATAAATAAATAGGAATAAAACATTACACAGTTTTCACCATGTACAAATTTTATTTTTAGTACACCCGCAAATATCTCCAGCTTTACTTCAAGGCCAAGTTCTTCCTTTGTCTCTCTAAAAACTGCCTCAACTATATCTTCACCATGGAAAATGCCGCCGGTAGGTATTCTGAAAACTCCTCCAGGATACTCTTCACATGTAACTGTAATTATCTTACCGTTCGGTCTGACAACACAAAAAACAACTTCTCCGCGCCTGTCCTTTTCTACTGACTTTTTCATTTTATTAAAAAAACTACTGTTCTTGTATTCAATGGTTATTTCTTCACAATAAGGTTCAACATTGAACTGATTACAAATAGAAAGAAATTCTCTTTCATTAAAACTATTCATTCCTGTCCCCCCTTAGTTAATAATATTAATACTTTTGTACGATTTTTTCCATATACATACTTAATTTTTAATTAATATGTAATATTTGCTGCTTTGTCCCAAGCACCTGCGCTACAATAATTTATTAAATAAATTCTAAAAAGCATCATTTAGGAATATATTATTAGGTGTTGATAAAACCTGCAAAATACGGTAAGATTTTTGTCTGATAGTAACAATTTTGCATATAAAATGTATTGAGTTTTTTAAGTAAAATTGCGATAATATATAAGTATCTATATAGGGAACAAATCATAGGGAAAAACGTCTAAATAAGCGATAGAAGACAATTTTCAGGATTGAAGCTCCCCTGCCTGCTTGTTTGTTATCGGATATTAAATAAAATAAATTGGAGTGCTTTAAATATGGAACCTGAAGTTCAGAATACAAACCCACAGAAGTCGCCTTTCAAATTTTTATCTCGAAAAGCGGTCTACATTTCGTTAATATCGTTCATTTTGCTCATGCTAGCCTTAACAGCCCAATTCAGTTACATGATATTGAACTATGACAAAATATATAAGGGAGTCTATGTAAATAGTATTTATGCCGGAAATCTTTCAAAGGAAGATCTTAAAGAGCTTTTACATAGTAATTTTACCAACAAGACCGAACATTCCGACATTGTAATAAAGTGCAAGGATATTACTGAAAAACTAAGTTTTAAGGATATTAAAGTAAATTATGATATAAACAAGGCAGTCGAACTGGCATACAACCTAGGAAGATCAGGCAACATTTTCGAAAGATTTTCTGACATACTTAAAGCCCGCAGATCAAATGTAACGATAAAAATTCCGGTTTCCTACGATAAGGATAAAATCACCGATACACTCCAGAATATATACTCCAGAACTTTAATCAGCGTTAAGGAAGCGGATCTGCTTGTACAGGAGGACCGGATTACAATACGTTCGGGACGCCATGGTGAAAATATAGATAAGGATAAATCCTTTAGGGAAATAGAAGAATCTATTAAGTCCGGCAAAAACCTTAACTTGGAAATTCCAGTAATTATAACTGCTCCCAGCAGAATCAATGTGAATGAATACTATAACCAGATAAACCGTGAAGTTAAGGATGCAACTTTTAAAATAGTTAATAATGCAGTTGAATTTGTTCCTGAGGTTATAGGAAGAAGTATTAATAAAGATGATCTGGAAAGTATAGCTACGGAGCTTGAAAAAGCTGAAAATATGGAAAAAGTCCTCCCCGTTTCTTTTGCAAAGCCTAAAATAACAATCGCAGATATACATGCAAAGCTTTTTAAAGATATACTATGTACTGTAAAAACTCCTTTTAAGACAAATACACAAAACAACAAAAACAGAAGCGTAAATATCAAGCTTGCATCGTCAAGGATAAACGGAAAAGTACTCGCACCGGATGAAGTCTTTTCATTTAATGAAACCGTAGGGGAAAGGACTAAAGCTGCCGGTTATCTCGATGCATATGTCTATAAGAAAGGAAAAGTGGTACCTGATTTGGCAGGAGGTATATGCCAGGTATCTTCTACATTATATAACGCAGTACTAAAAAGCGATCTTGATATCGTAGAACGAAGAAATCATATGTTTATTGTTACTTATGTAAAACCCGGTACTGACGCTACCATATTCGGAAACACCACAGACTTTAAGTTTAAAAACTCAACAAAGTGGCCTATAAAAATTGAAAGCAGCATTACAAAGGATAATTATCTTGTATTCACTATCAAAGGGACCAGTGAAAATCCGGAAAGAGTTATTGAAATATTTCCGGAAATAAGAAATAAAAAGAGTTTTGAAACAAAATACATTGATGATCCAAATATGGAAGAAGGAAGTAAACCAAAAGTGCTTCAAGAGGGCCATGAAGGCATGACTGTGGACACCTACAAAATAATCAAGGTTAATGGAAAAGTAATAGAAAAGGTAAAAATTGATACCAGTGTTTATCAACCTTTAACTGAAGAAATAGCAAGGGGTACAAAAAAAGCTGCAGTACCAACCACAACAACTACCCAGCCGGTAAAGCAGCCTGATGCCAATACCGATACAAAACCAAAAACAGACACCGACGGCAGCCCAGCCGACAATGCCCCAGAAACCGGAAACAGTACAGATACAGATGCTGTGAACCCTGCTCCTGATGATGTAATTGACCCTGGACAATAAAAACCGCTAAATGTCGGGTTTCGTTAGAATAAGAACAGAAAATGCTCTTTATCATGTAAAGCATTATCTGATTTGTGAAATAATAAATAAACGGTAGACAAAGATCTACCGTTTATTTATTATGTTATTATTCATTAGTTTAATATATTCAATGAATACTATAAACGCCCTGGAGCAAACCATATGGTTTCCTGTACAATCATTTTCAGTAAGTATCTACACTTGTCGCTCCATTGCTTCTCAATATCGATGCTATACTGTCTATTTTATCTTCATCCGATCTCATGCTGAAAAGCACCTTTCCAGCCCTTATGTCTGTCTCGTACTGCTTGCTTCTGTTTTCAGGAATTCCCAAATCTACAAGGCCACCAACTATACCGCCTGTAACCGCACCGGATATAAGCCCTGTTATTGGTCCTGCTGCTGCTACAATACCTAACCCCGGTATCACCATGCTGCCCGCACCTATAAGAAGTCCTGCCAATCCCCCAAGTATGCCGCCTGTAACAACACCATCAGAAATATTGTCATTGGTAGCACCGGCATTTCTTCCCATAGTAGCTGTATTTCCTCCAGTCCCTGTATTCTGATCTCCTTGTTTTGCTACTATAGAGATATCATCAGTTCTCAGCCCCTGGTCTTTGATTTGTCTTGCTGCTGTTTCTGCATGATTGTAATTGTCAAAGATAGCAACTACCGTTCTTGACATAAATCTTCCTCCTCTATAAAAATATATAAAATTTCATATATAGCTTTAGTTTAAGCATGATAATTTATACACAATATGCAGCATACAATATTGCAAAACTGTTGTGTATAATTATGCATACATGTTAATATATAATCATATCAGTAATATTTTTGTCCCAGTGACAAATGGGGAGAGCATTTATGAAAAAGTTTTATCCTCTAAGGCTTCTACTGCTTTTATTTTTTACTTTATCCATATCGCTTGCAAGTATATCGGCTTCCGTAGATTCAGCTTTTCAGGCAGAAAGCTCTAAAATTCTTTTAGGTCTGGGTATTATAGATAATTCAAAAACAGGCTCTACTCTGTTAAAAAAGAAAATTATAAAGCATGAATATATCTCCTTAGTTGTAAAAATGCTCAGCCTTGATGAAGAGAAAGACACAGAAAATATTCAGCTGCCGTATAAAGATGTTGACAAAACGCACAAGGCATATAATAATATAAAGATTGCATACAAATATGGAATTTTATCCGGTGATGAAGGCAGCACCTTGCTCCCAAACGGATATATTTCTTATAGTGGAGCTCTTGGTATGGTATTGAACGGGCTTGGTTATTCAGGTATGATTAAGGATATGTCACCGGAGGATGTTATAAAGACCGCAACTGATTTAGGTGTCACAGAAAAGGCATCTATATCAGCTTCAAAGCAGATATCATACGGAGAGGCATATGTAATTGTTAATAATTCACTTTTAGTAGATTTTTATACGCAGAATAATAGTTCAAATTAATAAATGCTGTTTAACACCTTAATAGTTAAATATATAAAAGAATTCAATTAATTGGTCAGGAGAGAATTTATGCAGCTGCAGGGCCTCATGATGATGCTATTCTTTACTATTGTAATACCAATAATAATAATGTCAGCCAATCACAATATTTTTTTTATGCTGGTTGCTGCCATACTTTTGGTAATCTCTTTAAAGGATATACCTATAGCTTTTTTCCATATCACAAAACCCGGCAACAACGGTGCAGGAGAAAATAATGATATTGCCAAGGATGAAGAAATTGCCGGCGAACTGGAAGACCTGACAAATATAAATGTAAAAAAGTTCAGTACAGGAGTCAATTTTGCCAGAAGCTTAATACTCATCCTATTTTTTCTATATTGTATCTTTAATGTAAGCAGTCTTCCGATTAAAATTCTTATTACAGCAATACTTCTATATTGTATGAGGGTAGCGCTTAATACTATCAGCAGCCATACCTCAACCGGCTTTTTAGACAACCACCCTAGGCTTCGGGCTTTTACTTCATTAATAATAGATTTATCGATTATTTTTACTATCATCGTTGTCGCTTATAATAAATATGTAAAAAATATTATGTGAAATTTGCTGGTGAATAGAATAATGAAAGAATTAACGTTTATAGTATCAATTATTGATTTGATTCTTTCTTTTAATTTTTTAAAACATGCAGTGCTAGCTCACTTGAGCAAAAATTATTAAGCCAGTCAGAATAAAAATAATAAAATTTGCAGGAATTCTTTTTTGCGGTTGCAAATTTTATTATTTTTTTTATTTTTGCTATTGAATGTACTATGTATACATGTTATAATAAAAAACACTAATAGATATAAATTGCTGTTTTTTATCAGATTTTTAGCTTAATATTGAAAAATAATTACAAATTTAGTGCAAAGGTGCACTTAGAGCTGATTTTAAGGCGTACTCAACGAAGAGGTCAAATGTCTTTGTTTTTACGCCTTTTTATTTTACCCTCAAAACAGCATCAGTATACATTAAGTTTTAATTAGTTAATTTGCAAGTTTTAGTATTTATCCATTCATTTTTGATAAATTTTGTACTCTATTATAGTTTTCTGACATAACACAACCGGGTTTCGGCAGTAAAACTATTTATTATTAATATAACAATGAAGTTTAGAGAGGTTGCTTGACATGAAACAAAATGGATTGCCCGCTAAGCAGGGACTTTATGACCCGCAGTTTGAACATGATGCCTGTGGTATAGGTTGCGTAGTGAATATTAAAGGAAACAAATCACACGAGATCATACGCCAGGCACTTACTATCCTTGTTAACTTATCGCATCGAGGCGGATGTGGATCTGAAACCAACACGGGAGATGGCGCAGGAATCCTCATACAGATTCCCCATAAATTCTTTAAGAATGAGTGCGCGAAAATCGATATAAACTTACCGTCCTCAGAAGAATATGGCGTAGGTATGGTTTTTTTGCCTGCTGATACCGAAAAGCGCAAAATACTGGAAAATCGCCTTGAAAAAATAGTCAAAGAGGAAGGCCAGACTTTTCTCGGATGGAGAACTGTTCCTACCGACGATTCATCACTGGGTGAAACAGCTAAATCATGTATGCCTTTTATTCGCCAGATATTCATAGGTCGCAACCCTGGCATAAAGGATACTGTATCTTTTGAAAGAAAGCTCTATATTATTCGTAAACTTGCAGAAAAGGCAGCAATGGATAATAACGAGTATTTTTACATGGCCAGCCTTTCAGCCAGAACAATAGTATATAAAGGTATGCTTACAGCTGATCAGGTTGATTTATACTATAAGGAATTGGTTGATACATCGGTAGAATCCGCACTTGCTTTGGTTCACTCACGTTATAGTACAAACACCTTCCCAAGCTGGGAACGTGCACACCCTAACAGGTATGTCATCCATAACGGAGAAATAAATACTCTTCGCGGAAATGTAAACTGGATGTCTGCGCGTCAGTCTATGTTGAAGTCCGAGCTGTTTGGGGATGACATGTCAAAAATATTCCCTATCATCAATCCGGACGGAAGTGACTCTGCAATGTATGATAACTGTCTTGAATTCCTTGCACTTTCAGGCCGTTCACTTCCACATGCAGCCATGATGATGATTCCGGAACCATGGTCAAACCATGAAAGCATGAGCGATGAAAAGAAAGCTTTTTATGAGTATCACAGCTGTCTTATGGAACCATGGGATGGTCCAGCAGCAATGGCATTTACTGACGGTACGGTTGTAGGTGCTGTCCTTGATAGAAACGGGTTGCGCCCTGCACGTTACTACGTTACTAAGGACGATCTTTTAATAATGGCTTCCGAGGTTGGCGTTCTGGATATAGACCCCGAACGCGTTCTCTGTAAGGAACGTTTACACCCTGGAAGAATGCTCCTTGTAGATACAATTGAAGGACGCATAATCAATGATGACGAGCTCAAGCACAAAATAGCTTCAGAACATCCATACCGTGAATGGCTCAACAATCATCTTACCAGTCTTGAACAGCTTCCTGAGGCTCCTCATGTACCGGAACCGGACCATGAGACTGTTCTTGAACGCCAAAAGGCTTTCGGTTATACGTATGAAGACCTGAGAATGATTATAGCTCCTATGGCAAAGGATGGAATAGAATCCACAGGTGCTATGGGTATAGATACTCCGCTCGCTGTTTTATCAGATAAGCCTCAGCTTTTATATAACTACTTCAAGCAGCTTTTTGCACAGGTTACAAACCCTCCGATTGATGCTCTGCGTGAAGAAATTGTCACTGCAACAGAAACAATGATGGGTACTGAAGGAAACCTCATAAATCCTGTTCCTGAGAGCTGCCGCCAAATAAAACTCAAATACCCTGTTATAGACAATGATGATCTGGCAAAGATTCGTCATATTAATAAAACAGGCTTTAAGTCAGTAACCCTTCCGATACTCTTCAGTGCTTCTGAAGGGGAAAAAGGACTTGAAGCAGCTATGAATAAATTATGCGAAGATGCGGACCGTCAGATAAGTGAAGGTGCAAACATACTGATTCTTTCAGATAGAGGTCTAAATGCGGAAAATGCTGCAATTCCGGCTTTACTCGCAACCTCAGGATTACACCATCATCTTATCCGCAAAGGAACCCGTACAAATATAAGCCTTGTTATTGAATCGGGAGAACCGCGTGAAGTACATCACTTTGCCCTCCTGATAGGTTATGGTGCATCAGCAATAAACCCATACCTTGCTTTTGAAACTATAGACGATATGATCCGCCAGGGATTATTAACTGATACTACTCATGAGTATGCAGTTAAAAAATATGTAAAAGCAGCAATCAAAGGTGTGGTTAAGACCCTCTCAAAGATGGGTATATCTACAATCCAGAGTTATCAGGGCGCACAGATATTTGAAGCTATCGGTATAAACCAGGAAGTGATAGACCGTTATTTCACCAAAACCCCTTCACGTATAGGCGGTATAGGTCTTGATGCAATAGCAAAGGAAGCTCAGATGAGACATTCGAGCGCTTACAGTGAAAGGCGTACTGATAAAAGCATATTGGATTCAGGTGGACAGTACCAGTGGCGTAAGGATGGAGAATACCATCTGTTTAATCCTGAAACAATCCAAAAACTACAGCATGCATGCCGCACAAATGACTATAAACTATATAAGGAATATGCACAGCTTATTAATGACCAGACACAGAGATTGTGTACAATCCGCGGTCTGATGGATCTGAAGCTGGCAGAAAATCCGATTCCGATAGAAGAAGTAGAGTCCGTTGAATCCATATGCAAACGCTTTAAAACAGGAGCTATGTCTTTCGGTTCAATAAGCCAGGAAGCACATGAGGCTATGGCTATAGCCATGAACAGGATAGGTGGAAAGAGTAATACAGGTGAAGGCGGTGAAAATCCTGAACGTTTTATACCTGATGCGAACGGCGATTCACGCTGCAGTGCTATAAAACAAGTCGCTTCAGGCCGTTTTGGTGTTACAAGCCATTACCTTGTAAATGCTAAAGAAATACAGATTAAGATGGCTCAAGGTGCTAAGCCCGGCGAAGGCGGACAGTTACCGGGACGTAAAGTATATCCATGGGTAGCAAATGTAAGAAACTCAACGCCCGGTGTTGGTCTTATATCTCCACCACCCCACCATGATATATACTCTATAGAGGATTTGGCTGAATTGATACATGACCTCAAAAATGCCAATCGTGATGCAAGAATAAGTGTAAAGCTTGTTTCTGAGGTAGGTGTCGGTACTATTGCAGCAGGTGTTGCAAAAGGGCGCGCAGACGTCGTATTAGTAAGCGGCTATGATGGCGGCACAGGTGCTTCCCCAAGGACCAGTATCAGACATGCCGGTCTTCCGTGGGAGCTGGGTCTGGCAGAAACACACCAGACACTGTTGTTAAATGATTTGCGCAGCCGTATTGTTGTGGAAACTGACGGTAAGCTTATGTCAGGCCGTGATGTAGTAATAGCAGCTCTTCTCGGAGCTGAAGAGTTCGGTTTTGCAACTACTCCTTTGGTTGTTCTCGGATGTGTAATGATGAGGGTATGTAACCTTGATACATGTCCTGTAGGTGTAGCTACTCAAAATCCTGAACTACGTAAGAAATTTAAAGGAGATCCTCAGCATCTGGTTAACTTCATGTACTTCATAGCTCAGGAAATGCGTGAATGGATGGCCAAGCTGGGATTCCGTACAATAGATGAAATGGTAGGACGTACAGACAAACTTGAATCCAACAAGGCTGTGCAGCACTGGAAATCTTCCGGTATTGATTTGTCATCTATACTCTTCAAGCCTGAAGTTCCGGAAACTGTAGGCAGATATTGTCAGATGAAGCAGGATCACGAACTTGAGAAATCACTTGATATGCAGGTACTCCTAGATTTATGTAAGCCTGCTATAGAAAAAGGTGAAAAGGTAGAAGCAACCTTGCCTATAAAAAATACGAACCGTGTTGTTGGTACGATTTTAGGCAGCGAAATATCCAAAAAGTATGGTGGAGAAGGGCTTCCTGAAGATATAATAAAACTCAATTTCCAGGGATCCGCAGGGCAGAGCTTCGGAGCATTTGTTCCTAAAGGGATTACAATGACTCTTGAAGGAGACACAAACGATTATCTGGGTAAGGGACTATCCGGCGGTAAGATAGTAGTATATCCGCCTAAGGCTTCTACCTTTGTTGCAGAAGAAAATATTATCACAGGCAATGTTGCGTTCTATGGTGCGACAAAAGGCGAAGCATATATACGCGGTATGGCAGGGGAACGTTTCTGTGTAAGAAACAGCGGTGTACGTGCAGTTGTTGAAGCTGTGGGTGACCACGGTTGCGAATATATGACCGGAGGACGTGTTGTAGTTCTCGGTTCTACAGGAAGAAACTTCGCAGCCGGTATGTCCGGTGGCGTCGCTTATGTTCTTGATGAAGCAGGCAATTTTGAATCAAGATGTAATAAGGAAATGGTTCTCCTTGAAAAACTAGAAGCACCGGATGCTGTAGCTGAAGTTAAGGAAATGGTACAGAAGCACTACGAGTATACAAACAGTAGTCTAGCCAAAAGAGTACTCGATAACTGGAATGAGATGGCTAAAAAGTTTGTAGTTGTAATGCCTAAGGACTTTAAAAGAATGCTGCAGGCAATCAAGCAAATGCATGCTGCCGGGTTAAGTGGTGAAGAAGCTCTTATGGCAGCATTTG
This genomic window contains:
- the gltB gene encoding glutamate synthase large subunit, encoding MKQNGLPAKQGLYDPQFEHDACGIGCVVNIKGNKSHEIIRQALTILVNLSHRGGCGSETNTGDGAGILIQIPHKFFKNECAKIDINLPSSEEYGVGMVFLPADTEKRKILENRLEKIVKEEGQTFLGWRTVPTDDSSLGETAKSCMPFIRQIFIGRNPGIKDTVSFERKLYIIRKLAEKAAMDNNEYFYMASLSARTIVYKGMLTADQVDLYYKELVDTSVESALALVHSRYSTNTFPSWERAHPNRYVIHNGEINTLRGNVNWMSARQSMLKSELFGDDMSKIFPIINPDGSDSAMYDNCLEFLALSGRSLPHAAMMMIPEPWSNHESMSDEKKAFYEYHSCLMEPWDGPAAMAFTDGTVVGAVLDRNGLRPARYYVTKDDLLIMASEVGVLDIDPERVLCKERLHPGRMLLVDTIEGRIINDDELKHKIASEHPYREWLNNHLTSLEQLPEAPHVPEPDHETVLERQKAFGYTYEDLRMIIAPMAKDGIESTGAMGIDTPLAVLSDKPQLLYNYFKQLFAQVTNPPIDALREEIVTATETMMGTEGNLINPVPESCRQIKLKYPVIDNDDLAKIRHINKTGFKSVTLPILFSASEGEKGLEAAMNKLCEDADRQISEGANILILSDRGLNAENAAIPALLATSGLHHHLIRKGTRTNISLVIESGEPREVHHFALLIGYGASAINPYLAFETIDDMIRQGLLTDTTHEYAVKKYVKAAIKGVVKTLSKMGISTIQSYQGAQIFEAIGINQEVIDRYFTKTPSRIGGIGLDAIAKEAQMRHSSAYSERRTDKSILDSGGQYQWRKDGEYHLFNPETIQKLQHACRTNDYKLYKEYAQLINDQTQRLCTIRGLMDLKLAENPIPIEEVESVESICKRFKTGAMSFGSISQEAHEAMAIAMNRIGGKSNTGEGGENPERFIPDANGDSRCSAIKQVASGRFGVTSHYLVNAKEIQIKMAQGAKPGEGGQLPGRKVYPWVANVRNSTPGVGLISPPPHHDIYSIEDLAELIHDLKNANRDARISVKLVSEVGVGTIAAGVAKGRADVVLVSGYDGGTGASPRTSIRHAGLPWELGLAETHQTLLLNDLRSRIVVETDGKLMSGRDVVIAALLGAEEFGFATTPLVVLGCVMMRVCNLDTCPVGVATQNPELRKKFKGDPQHLVNFMYFIAQEMREWMAKLGFRTIDEMVGRTDKLESNKAVQHWKSSGIDLSSILFKPEVPETVGRYCQMKQDHELEKSLDMQVLLDLCKPAIEKGEKVEATLPIKNTNRVVGTILGSEISKKYGGEGLPEDIIKLNFQGSAGQSFGAFVPKGITMTLEGDTNDYLGKGLSGGKIVVYPPKASTFVAEENIITGNVAFYGATKGEAYIRGMAGERFCVRNSGVRAVVEAVGDHGCEYMTGGRVVVLGSTGRNFAAGMSGGVAYVLDEAGNFESRCNKEMVLLEKLEAPDAVAEVKEMVQKHYEYTNSSLAKRVLDNWNEMAKKFVVVMPKDFKRMLQAIKQMHAAGLSGEEALMAAFEANNKDVSRVTGN
- a CDS encoding VanW family protein, giving the protein MEPEVQNTNPQKSPFKFLSRKAVYISLISFILLMLALTAQFSYMILNYDKIYKGVYVNSIYAGNLSKEDLKELLHSNFTNKTEHSDIVIKCKDITEKLSFKDIKVNYDINKAVELAYNLGRSGNIFERFSDILKARRSNVTIKIPVSYDKDKITDTLQNIYSRTLISVKEADLLVQEDRITIRSGRHGENIDKDKSFREIEESIKSGKNLNLEIPVIITAPSRINVNEYYNQINREVKDATFKIVNNAVEFVPEVIGRSINKDDLESIATELEKAENMEKVLPVSFAKPKITIADIHAKLFKDILCTVKTPFKTNTQNNKNRSVNIKLASSRINGKVLAPDEVFSFNETVGERTKAAGYLDAYVYKKGKVVPDLAGGICQVSSTLYNAVLKSDLDIVERRNHMFIVTYVKPGTDATIFGNTTDFKFKNSTKWPIKIESSITKDNYLVFTIKGTSENPERVIEIFPEIRNKKSFETKYIDDPNMEEGSKPKVLQEGHEGMTVDTYKIIKVNGKVIEKVKIDTSVYQPLTEEIARGTKKAAVPTTTTTQPVKQPDANTDTKPKTDTDGSPADNAPETGNSTDTDAVNPAPDDVIDPGQ
- a CDS encoding NUDIX hydrolase; translated protein: MNSFNEREFLSICNQFNVEPYCEEITIEYKNSSFFNKMKKSVEKDRRGEVVFCVVRPNGKIITVTCEEYPGGVFRIPTGGIFHGEDIVEAVFRETKEELGLEVKLEIFAGVLKIKFVHGENCVMFYSYLFIMKEMGGRLLVDASDNEVSEVSEVEVEELKAVADTLNSIAGKWADWGRFRYATTEAVYRVLKSHGY
- a CDS encoding S-layer homology domain-containing protein, producing the protein MKKFYPLRLLLLLFFTLSISLASISASVDSAFQAESSKILLGLGIIDNSKTGSTLLKKKIIKHEYISLVVKMLSLDEEKDTENIQLPYKDVDKTHKAYNNIKIAYKYGILSGDEGSTLLPNGYISYSGALGMVLNGLGYSGMIKDMSPEDVIKTATDLGVTEKASISASKQISYGEAYVIVNNSLLVDFYTQNNSSN